Genomic segment of Arachis stenosperma cultivar V10309 chromosome 4, arast.V10309.gnm1.PFL2, whole genome shotgun sequence:
CGAACCGGTTCAAGATGACCCAAGGGATCATAAATAATAGCTTCTTAGAACTCGAACCGGAAACCTTTAAGGAATTGCAAAAGGGTGAACCGGGCATGATTCCAGTTTACTCGGTTGGACCGTTGGTGAACGTAGAGCAAACTAATGGGACTGCCGACAAATGTTTAACATGGTTGGATGAGCAGCCACGTGGCAGTGTTTTATTTGTATGTTTTGGTAGTGGTGGAACTATATCTAGTGCTCAAACTCATGAGCTTGCTATTGGATTAGAGAATAGTAAGCAAAGATTTTTGTGGGTTGTCAAATGTCCTGACAAAGTAGCAAATGGTGCCTTGTTCAAGACTATTAATGCGCAAGCCGACCCTCTTGATTTCTTGCCTGAAGGGTTTGTAGAGAGAACTAGAATGGGCCTTGTGGTTCCATTTTGGGCTCCACAGGCCCAAATATTGGCCCATGAATCTATTGGAGGATTCTTGACCCATTGTGGTTGGAACTCTATACTCGAGAGTATAGTTAATGGAGTTCCGATGATTGCATGGCCACTCTATGCGGAGCAAAAGATGAATGCGGTTTTGATTACCGAAGATATTAAGGTTGCAACAAGACCAAGAATTGGTGAGAATGGGTTggtggaaaatgaagaaataaCTAGGGTTGTGGAGAAGTTGATGGAAGGTGAGGAAGGGAAGAAGCTTAGTTATCGAGTGAATGAACTCAAGGATGCAGCTTCCAAAGCCCTAGGAGAAAATGGATCCTCAACAAAGCAACTTTCTGAGTTGGTTCTTATGTGGAAAACTACTCAATAGATATCAaatctatttattatataaaagaaGTGTTGCAAAACAGTTACACTCTACAGCAGACTCCAACACCTGTCTATTTTACAACTGTTTTTGCCTCTTCTCCAATCGACACCTGTTCTTATT
This window contains:
- the LOC130975826 gene encoding UDP-glycosyltransferase 72B1-like; the protein is MMPSPGMGHLIPMLELAKRLSRHINLTVTIIIPSSNPPSAAQTTLLSSLPTAISQTFLPSVSLSDIPSTTNPELSTALTILRSLPSLRRTLLSLSSTHHRLATFIVDPFGLDAIDIASELHIPSYLYFPSSAMTLSLALHLPYLDQTVKGNFKDLSEPVHIPGCVPVHGKDLLEPVQERNSESYKCMLRLSNRFKMTQGIINNSFLELEPETFKELQKGEPGMIPVYSVGPLVNVEQTNGTADKCLTWLDEQPRGSVLFVCFGSGGTISSAQTHELAIGLENSKQRFLWVVKCPDKVANGALFKTINAQADPLDFLPEGFVERTRMGLVVPFWAPQAQILAHESIGGFLTHCGWNSILESIVNGVPMIAWPLYAEQKMNAVLITEDIKVATRPRIGENGLVENEEITRVVEKLMEGEEGKKLSYRVNELKDAASKALGENGSSTKQLSELVLMWKTTQ